One Dasypus novemcinctus isolate mDasNov1 chromosome 1, mDasNov1.1.hap2, whole genome shotgun sequence genomic window carries:
- the ARSJ gene encoding arylsulfatase J isoform X2, with protein sequence MSSPFAHHPGVSLLLGIKMEHPCLPDRVVEARRDNANENFLYQIHTGLQHSIIRPSQPNCLPLDNATLPQKLKEVGYSTHMVGKWHLGFYRKECMPTRRGFDTFFGSLLGSGDYYTHYKCDSPGMCGYDLYENDNAAWDYDNGIYSTQMYTQRVQQILASHSPRKPIFLYIAYQAVHSPLQAPGRYFEHYRSIININRRRYAAMLSCLDEAINNVTLTLKTYGFYNNSIIIYSSDNGGQPMAGGSNWPLRGSKGTYWEGGIRAVGFVHSPLLKNKGTVCKELVHITDWYPTLITLAEGQIDEDVQLDGYDIWETISEGLRSPRVDILHNIDPIYTKAKNGSWAAGYGIWNTAIQSAIRVRHWKLLTGNPGYSDWVPPQSFSNLGPNRWHNERITLSSGKSVWLFNISADPYERVDLSTRYPGIVKKLLRRLSQFNKTAVPVRYPPKDPRSNPRLNGGVWGPWFKEENKKKKPRKNKAERKLKKSKTKKKKLQKAGPFANCHPCVAHG encoded by the exons TTAAAATGGAGCATCCTTGCTTGCCCGACAGAGTTGTGGAAGCCAGAAGAgataatgcaaatgaaaactttcT GTATCAGATACACACGGGGCTTCAACATTCTATCATAAGACCTTCCCAACCCAACTGTTTACCTCTGGACAATGCAACCCTACCTCAAAAGCTGAAGGAGGTTGGATATTCAACACATATGGTTGGAAAATGGCACTTGGGTTTTTACCGAAAAGAATGCATGCCCACTAGAAGAGGATTCGATACCTTTTTTGGCTCCCTTTTAGGAAGTGGTGATTACTACACACACTACAAATGTGACAGTCCTGGGATGTGTGGTTATGACTTATATGAAAATGACAATGCTGCCTGGGACTATGACAATGGCATATATTCCACACAGATGTACACTCAGAGAGTGCAGCAAATCTTAGCTTCTCATAGCCCCAGAAagcctatatttttatatattgcctaCCAAGCTGTTCACTCACCACTGCAAGCCCCTGGTAGGTATTTTGAACACTACCGATCTATTATCAACATAAACAGGCGGAGGTATGCTGCCATGCTTTCCTGCTTAGACGAAGCAATCAACAATGTAACCCTGACTCTAAAGACATATGGTTTCTATAACAATAGCATTATCATTTACTCTTCAGATAATGGTGGCCAGCCTATGGCAGGAGGTAGTAACTGGCCTCTCAGAGGCAGCAAAGGGACATACTGGGAAGGGGGAATCAGGGCTGTTGGCTTTGTGCATAGCCCTCTTCTGAAAAATAAGGGGACGGTGTGTAAGGAGCTTGTGCACATCACTGACTGGTACCCCACTCTGATTACACTGGCTGAAGGACAGATTGATGAGGACGTTCAACTGGATGGCTACGACATATGGGAGACCATAAGTGAAGGCCTCCGTTCACCTCGAGTGGATATTTTGCACAACATTGACCCTATATACACCAAGGCAAAAAACGGCTCTTGGGCAGCAGGCTATGGGATCTGGAACACAGCGATCCAGTCAGCCATCCGAGTACGGCACTGGAAACTGCTGACAGGAAATCCTGGCTACAGTGACTGGGTGCCCCCTCAGTCCTTCAGCAACCTGGGGCCAAATCGGTGGCACAATGAACGAATTACATTGTCAAGTGGCAAAAGCGTCTGGCTTTTCAACATCTCAGCTGACCCATATGAGAGAGTGGACCTATCTACCAGATACCCTGGGATCGTGAAGAAGCTCCTGCGGAGGCTCTCACAGTTCAACAAAACCGCAGTGCCTGTCAGGTACCCGCCCAAAGACCCCAGGAGTAACCCTCGGCTCAATGGAGGAGTCTGGGGACCATGGTTTAAGGaggagaacaagaaaaagaaaccacgCAAAAATAAGGCTgagagaaaactgaagaaaagtaaGACCAAGAAGAAGAAACTACAGAAAGCAGGCCCATTCGCAAACTGCCATCCATGTGTCGCTCATGGATGA